A stretch of DNA from Malus sylvestris chromosome 9, drMalSylv7.2, whole genome shotgun sequence:
ATTAACAATATTTCTTTATATATGTCGTCTCATAGCATAACCCCAATTAAAAGAAATGATAATAGTAATAAAATGGCTAAACACAATCTCTGTTCTGCAATTCAACACCAAtaaataaatgtgttttcttttcttacatATGAAAATGCAATGAAACTACATCAACATTCAGCTACGTTTTTGCCAATATGGGCAAAGTCCTAGCACCATTCACATTACAAGAGACCTTTTGATTGTTCTCCTTTCCCTTGCTGCTTTTACCCTCGAATTTTTGTTATTAAACCTCAGCTTATTACCTCGTTTGCCACCTTTAACAGAGTCGCAGCAGCCTCATCTTCCTCCAATCTTGATTGTGACCGAGTATTATAAGATGTgaagaatgtggggtgtatatAGAAAATGTAAGATGTATGTTGAGAATGGGGGTGGGAGGGTAATATGGGAAAGTAAATGGGATGTATTAAAATAaagtttaattgaaaaagtaaatgtgatgtgtattaagtatgtagggtttattcaacaatacgTGATGTGTAAATAAAATAAGCCTTTTATAATTATAAACCCAACAGAaagacaataaaaaaaaacagtcatttttaagttaattttatTTACTTCACATTTCTCATATGAGAAATGGAAAGTAAATAAAACCAATTTAGGAAACAATACTCGTATATTCAAAATGATAACATAAACATCTTATATATTGTCAAATTATTTCGCATATCGGATTTACTAGCAATTGAGGGCCGTGCGATGCTGCGGGTTTCAAAATGATCTTAAACGTGTACAAAGTAGGGCTTATATACATGAGAAATTATGTGCCAAAGTAAGGGATATACATATATTACATTCTTATATTACACGACAAAAATTGGGATGGTCCTACGCCATAGCCAGAGAGttctatttatatttatatattacatGCAAAAAGTTGAGGATGTTAGTATATCATCCTCAGAGATTGTTTTTCAAAAGCTATGGTCCTATCCCAGGGAGACTTTTACATCTAAAACTGTACAGCTCAAAAAGTAAGATTTGTTTCACTAAAGACACCCATATACGTAACTCCTCACGTTAATGGTGCCTCCTCCATCTTGCATGACAACGAtgaactgaagaaaaaaaaacattgacaTAAGAATTGAATGACTCTAAATTGCATATATTTTGCAGCCATACTAAATAAACTCTCTAGATTTTCCAGTTGGTCTCATCGGCAACCCAAATGAAATATTTATATCTATATTATGCAATATTTATAAGATATAGTTCTGTGTTAGAGAAACTACTCATTGAAGatgggaaaaaaaattgttaagaaAATTGATTTATGAGTGTTGGGATCCATACTCTATTCACTGGGAGTTTTATCTGTGTTTGCTACATTCTCGTCATCGGTCTCTTCAAATGCATAGGTCTCTTCACTGTATCCACTTGTGGTATCACTTGGATCATGTAAAATGAAGAGAGATTAAAGCATCAGTGCACATCTAGTAATGGAAAAAAGGTTTAtgtcaattatttatttttttataaagactaACCTTTTAGATTTTTTTGTTGGTGTAGAGGTGAAAAGACTCTTTTTGACTGGCTCCCTTTGTCGTTTCTTTGAACTTGAACTGCTCTCAGTTGGAGATGAAGGTAGAGATTTCTTGAGTGAGAGTGGTGGTGTGCATGGTAACATTTCATGAACCATATGTTTCTTCCCAAGGTTACTTATTGCTTCatcatttttgttgttgtttgaagGGTGAATTTGTGTTTGATCCTTGATAACAGTTTGGATGAGCAAGTCATTTCTGCTTGTGTCACTTTTAACTTTCCCAAGTTTGAGTTGGAAAAGTTTGATTTGACCTTTTACTCGGAGTATTTGTTGTGGTAATTCATTTTGGTCACAGAAACTTTTGTTGATTACTAAttcttcacatgtgattccaaATAGTTCTTCGGTTGATTTACCTATAATGATGGCATTGGTTTCGTCATTGGCATCTTCAAGAATTAAACTAACTTTGAACCTGCGTTGAAATTGATGTGATTATTTATAAAGAAGTATAattaagtttatgttttatataGTAATAGATTCAGAGTAATTTTGTATTACCAAGCAATAGGGTTTTGAATATCATCAGTTGGACAAACCAGCAGGTCACTTTGAGGCTTTGGTTTTAGTTGTTTGAAGCAGATTAGACATGCCTTGTACCACCAGCCGTTACTCAAATCAAACCGTGCAATTGCGGCTCTGCACAGAAATGGAGTGTTCTACAATATTTGTTAAAGAATGATGAGTATAATTTGAACAGACACGAACCTACATTCTTATACTCTTCATCTAGTTTTCAGGAAATGTTTCAGACATCAATGAAAACTGTCTGTGCAATCAAAACATAATTTCTATTATACTAATTGCATGGATACAAAAGCTGACAACCCAGAAAAATGAATTTTGAGACCAATATAACACTGTTAAATATACAACATTGTTAAATTTGGAATGCATTCCATTTTACCTGATAAAGATTTGGATCCAAGATATTCAATTGCCCTACTGATAGTTTTTCAGCGGCATCCAATTGATCTGGTGTCATTAGTTGTGCTGAGGTTGGAATCATTTTCAAAGCATGACTGGAACTGGCAAAGTTTTTGCACATTTTTGTGTTAAGTGGTAACCCAATGAGAttgaattttaatattatttgagtgatatatatatatatatatatatatatatatatatatatatatattgttcagaaaatggtaaaaaaaacttACATCGATTTGTAATTTGCTGCTTCTGGTATTTTTGGGTTTATGAAAAACAAAGTGCATCCGGTACTGCTAAGCACTGTGTTTCCTGTGGGTTTGCAGATGTGGAAGCATGTTATTTTTTTGTAATACAATGTAAACATTGGAAAGAAGTAAAGTTAAGTTATGTACCTAGGAACCGTTTTACTTTGAGACTTGTGAACACAGCCACAATTGTTGATGGTTGTTGTGTTACAACTTCAATATCAAAGGTCCTGGTGCAGTCTCCCCAAAGTGTAACTCTCACTTCTTCGTTTCTGACCAAAGAAGTTAGAGCAAAATATTAAGAAACATTTCCAACTCGTTTACTTTTGGAGtccatatatgtgtgtgtgaaaaCCATTTGCAGAACACTCCATTTCTGTGCACAGCATTTCCAACTCGTTTACCTTCATATTTTCACCAACCTAGCAACCTTCAGTTCTTCAACAATCAACattcacatatcaaaagaagaaaaaattaaaaacagaaCTTGATTACTCATTAATGAAATCACCTTAAATTGCATATGGATCACCATAGGTTCAGGTTCCCGCATCAATAGTTTTTGTATTCCACCCATCTAAATACAATTGCCTATTCTTTCCCATAATGTCAGTCATGTTATAGTTGAATATACGCTTGACACGTATTCAATGTCTAATGAACAATTACCACATGATAAAATGATTACCTGGTGTTTTGAAGGTGAACGTCACATTTTGTTTCCGgtctttctttgttaaccattcTTTCTTCCAATGGTTGCACTGCTGTGATATGTCCCATAACATCTTGCAATTTGGCAATCCAATATCATAAGATTATAGCATGAAAAAATGTGACAAACAAAAATGGCATATAGATGTAGGTTTATAAATGTGTTTAATTACCTGTGAGAATTTCAACTTTATCTACACGGGATAACAATTCACTGTAATCCACTAAATAAAAGCGGTGCTCAGGAATGTGTGGAGGTCTTTCTGGTATTTGTTTGAAAGTTGTTTTCCCATTGAAGTATAGTTGTACAGTGTGTGGTACGACCTTGTACGTTTGTTTACTGGAACGGCTATGCAACCGTGTGATCTCATATATACAACCAACTTTAATTTTTGGAGCTACTATCTCATAGTCTACTTCTAAGACCGAGGCTTCAATGGCATCATTCTGCATTACAAAAATTATAAAGAGTTATTTATagctttctcttctttttgaAATTATAGTTTTAACTATATTACATTTAAACAAAATGGTTTTCTCACCAGTTCATCAACCAGTACACATTGTAAGCCATTGAATTGGTTTTGGCGTCCAAACATTTTGGGTCTCCACAACCGGCATATTCTAACTTTGATCTTCATATCGTTTCTAAAAGGCTTTAATTCACAGATTGGTACGATGCTCATTGTTTTGTAAGTCTGCAGACAAAGTATATATATTGTTAGAAAGAAAGTGTGTTTATATATCAAAATCTATGTTGGCAATATGTAAATGTTTACAAACTTGCagtgaaaaaaaattacacaaaagcTATCAAAAGCTatcaaaatgatacattgaagcacaCCATCTGCCCAACCTTGGATATAGTGGAAAAAGAGAATTCATAAGATTTGCTATGGTATAAGATTCACAAATTTGCAATAATAAAGTAAGTATTAAAAGAATATGCAACATGCTATCTAATAATGCTTTAAAACAGTAACAAACATAACATGTGTAATGCATATATCCTATCAGTACACAAATTATTACATACATTTACATATCAATATGCTTGTGAGCAAGATAAAGAACAAAAGGACCTCCAGCAATTTACAATGGTAAGGCAAACACATTCGAAATAAGAACTCATCAAACATTGTTCCAAAAGGATGGTCATCAAGTTAGAGGAGGGAAGCGGTggaattattttcattatgttaACATCTATCTGACTTCCTAATTTTCTTTGTATCCAAATATTGAGTTttgtttttcattctttttaagaTATCAGAAACGATTATGCCCCCCAGCTGTTGATTACAATCTTCATTGTCTCTATTTCTCTTGTTTCTTCATTAAAAAGGTTTTTGTAATAGTTGATGCCTACTGTAGGCAACATCTCACCTCCTCAACAACAAAATGTATCTAAAGACCCAATTAATGAAATTACAAACGAAGAACAACCCAATTGATAAATTGATGAATTCGTACTTATACAGACAACAAACAGAGGAACggggaaaatatatatatacaacagACTGGTTCGAACAATTCAACAATTAGCATGAAGAGAACAGTGCTTCCACCGAAAATTAAAGGGGAAAAATGGTGATAATTCTGAGCaccatttcaaaaaaaaataaccaTTATGCACTTGATAATCACAAATGAGATCATAAGGTCCAAAAAATTAACCGCTCAACTCCAAACTATGAAATACCAAATTAAACACAGAAATATCACAACCCCAAACC
This window harbors:
- the LOC126583608 gene encoding uncharacterized protein LOC126583608, which gives rise to MSIVPICELKPFRNDMKIKVRICRLWRPKMFGRQNQFNGLQCVLVDELNDAIEASVLEVDYEIVAPKIKVGCIYEITRLHSRSSKQTYKVVPHTVQLYFNGKTTFKQIPERPPHIPEHRFYLVDYSELLSRVDKVEILTDVMGHITAVQPLEERMVNKERPETKCDVHLQNTRNEEVRVTLWGDCTRTFDIEVVTQQPSTIVAVFTSLKVKRFLGNTVLSSTGCTLFFINPKIPEAANYKSISSHALKMIPTSAQLMTPDQLDAAEKLSVGQLNILDPNLYQNTPFLCRAAIARFDLSNGWWYKACLICFKQLKPKPQSDLLVCPTDDIQNPIAWFKVSLILEDANDETNAIIIGKSTEELFGITCEELVINKSFCDQNELPQQILRVKGQIKLFQLKLGKVKSDTSRNDLLIQTVIKDQTQIHPSNNNKNDEAISNLGKKHMVHEMLPCTPPLSLKKSLPSSPTESSSSSKKRQREPVKKSLFTSTPTKKSKSDTTSGYSEETYAFEETDDENVANTDKTPSE